The following DNA comes from Planctomycetia bacterium.
TTTCTTCGCAAGCGTGAACGTACTATGGATTCGTTCGATGAGTGCTGTCGCTGTGCTGTTGCTTTGCGATTTGTCATGGACCACGGCGCAGGTCCGCAACCAGCGACTTCTTCGACAGTTCTCGGGTAGCAATGCACGTGGCATCCGGCGTCACGTCGGACACGATCAGCAGCGACGGGCAACTGTTCACGTACGTTCACGACAAGCTGTTGACGGGTGGGCTCGGACGCGGGCCGATCGGTCGCGCGGAGCGTGTTTGCTGGCCAGACAAAGTGGTTCGGCGATGCTGAGTTTGTGCGTGCCGCCTACTTAAGTAATTGCAGCTTCCGTTCGCACGAGCGGAAGTGTCCGATTCCGTGAATCTAAGGCTGCGTGCTGGTGAAATTGTCAGCAAGCAAGAGATCGCCGCCCTCGGTGACTCAGCCATACCAAAAACTCGGTGAGGTAATGAGTAATTCTTCAGTTGGCACCGGCAGAGTTGGTGCGACACTTCGACTTGGTGAATTCGACACGCCTGCGTCGGTTGCCGCGTTGCGAAAGGCCCTCGGCGACGACGCCACGCAGTGAGCGACAGTTCTTTTCTTAGGCAGGCTCGGGCCTTCGGCACGCGCCGCGCTTGGCGATCTTGCGCGGGGAAAGAGGCTGCAGCGAAAAATGGATGCCAAAATAGACTTGGTCAGTAGGTTCGAGACGAATTTCACCAAGCCCGTCCTCCTCATACCAGCCAAACATGTTGAAACCGAGCGACCGCATGTTGCTTCCCCATAGGTCGGGGGAATCACCGTTGCCGACGACCAATGTTCCACCGATTTCGCTTTCGCCCTCCCAGCCTGATTTGACACCGCCAGCCGTGGGCGCGGAGTTGAATGCAATCGTGCTACTGGTGATGATAGTCGTGCAACCGTCGCCAGCGTCTACTCCCCCAGCGCTCGATGTCGCAGTATTGCCAGAAACAGTGCTATCACTCAGCGTTACCAGGCCGGTCCGTGTTTGTGGCGGCAAATCAGGAGCTCTGTAGCACGAAACGCCGCCGCCGCTGCTACCGAAGTTGTTGATAACGGCACTGTGGCGGATGCTCCCTCGACCTCCGTCAACAAAATAGATGCCGCCTCCCAGTTCTGCTCGATTATCTCGTACTGTGATCTCGTCCGCGTCGAAGTCAGAAGCGTTGCGAACTGCACCTCCGCCGCCGCGTTCCAGACCAATTCTGCCGCCAGTCAGGGTGAGTTTGGAGATTTGCAATCGACCTGGAAGGTGAATATCCAGCACGCGATCCAAATTGGCAGCATCAACAATGGTGCCCTTCGCACTTGCGCCGATCAGCGTAATTGACGCACGGATGTCCAGATCGCCAGTGGCCGCGAAGTCTTCGTCCGACCCGGTGCGGCTGAGTGAGTAGGCGCCGTGTGGCAGGTAAATTGTAGTGCTCGTGTCCCGCGTATTGGCCTCTTGAATGGCCGCCCTCAGGCTCGTCTGACCTTGTGAGTCCAACGCGAAACCGTCGCCGGGCGCTGCGTCCACTGAATCGTCCGCGGTATTCACAACAAATGTGTCATTCGGTGCGTCGCTCAGCCACACATCGAAAGTGCCCAGATACGTATCATCAATCGCATTGTCAAATTCATCCAATACTTCTTCACGACGAACATAAATGTCATATCGCCCGCTGTCAGCATAATTCCATCCGCCAGACGGCGCAGTGACTCGGTAAGTGACTCGGCGAGGAGAACCATTTTCAATTGCATCGGCGCTTCGCGATGTTACTGCGAAGCGCGCATTCGTTTGGCCGGCGGCGCGAATGGCAATGTCGTTGGTGTCGAGTGAGAGGTAACGCACAAAACTCGTGTCCTCATAAACTACCTCGATGTCTAGCGTGGAGAC
Coding sequences within:
- a CDS encoding S8 family peptidase, with the protein product MIHGLGMPGQILVSSTARAADVEAALGANPHVLRFAPDLPVFAAATPNDEEFPKQFSLHFPDPPPPGMGWWAKDADIDAPEAWEIQTGDPSVVVAVLDTGIYFEHPDFGDKDVPNGWNIWTNPLDLPGNGDEDGNGFVDDHLGYDFCDDGADDECAPDNDPSDEHSGSHGTLVSGIIGARGNNEQGVAGIAWNTSLMALKTLNSKGESMIHATISAIQYATHKKVTNQANVRVINMSLTIPQGNAKEMAELYGAIKAAGDAGILVVAAAGQNNQGVNIDDAPIYPAAFDLDNLLVVAASDAADGLWYRSNYGAASVDLAAPGVSIQGLDRYDGTKPGLGTSFAAPQVSGVAALYWSEFQDATVAEVRAAILAGVDKLPGFDGKVASGGRLNARRTLEADFVPPVARLISAPDISTPGVSTLDIEVVYEDTSFVRYLSLDTNDIAIRAAGQTNARFAVTSRSADAIENGSPRRVTYRVTAPSGGWNYADSGRYDIYVRREEVLDEFDNAIDDTYLGTFDVWLSDAPNDTFVVNTADDSVDAAPGDGFALDSQGQTSLRAAIQEANTRDTSTTIYLPHGAYSLSRTGSDEDFAATGDLDIRASITLIGASAKGTIVDAANLDRVLDIHLPGRLQISKLTLTGGRIGLERGGGGAVRNASDFDADEITVRDNRAELGGGIYFVDGGRGSIRHSAVINNFGSSGGGVSCYRAPDLPPQTRTGLVTLSDSTVSGNTATSSAGGVDAGDGCTTIITSSTIAFNSAPTAGGVKSGWEGESEIGGTLVVGNGDSPDLWGSNMRSLGFNMFGWYEEDGLGEIRLEPTDQVYFGIHFSLQPLSPRKIAKRGACRRPEPA